A genomic window from Pantoea alhagi includes:
- the flhA gene encoding flagellar biosynthesis protein FlhA translates to MTNLASKLHLPQFKQTQWQILAGPVLIMLILAMMILPLPAFLLDMLFTFNIVLSLMILLVAMFTQKTLEFSAFPTVLLFSTLLRLALNIASTRVILLEGHTGGAAAGRVVEAFGHFLVGGNFAIGIIVFAILIIINFMVITKGAGRIAEVGARFVLDGMPGKQMAIDADLNAGLIGEDEAKRRRNEVTQESDFYGSMDGASKFVRGDAIAGLLIMAINIIGGLTIGMLQHDMSFAQAGETYTLLTIGDGLVGQIPALIISTAAGVIVTRVATEQDVGEQMVSQLMTNPRVMLLSAGVIGLLGIIPGMPNLVFLLFTSALLGTAWWLRGRELQAAAIGAPLKGSLDRDTAKAKAEAAQAAEASWADVQLEDVLCLEVGYRLIPLVDTAQSGQLLARIRGIRKKFAQDMGFLPPPVHIRDNLDLAPGDYRILLKGVEIGRGAIQPERSMAIDPGCAEGELPGVACQEPAFGLPAVWIDEVLREQATIQGYTVVDPSSVVATHLNHLIGLHTNELFSRQETQLLLEQVSKEMPKLVEDFIPAILSLNTFHKVLQNLLAERVSIRDMRTIIDTLAEFAPGQNDADELTAQVRIRLGRAITQQWFQNNQEIQVIGLDTELERLLTQAIQNGSAIEPGIAENLIAQTERAIQQQEAIDAPLVLLVNQPLRLMLSRFLRRVYPQLAVLSNLELTHSCTVRMTYVIGGRT, encoded by the coding sequence ATGACAAATTTAGCGAGCAAACTACACTTGCCGCAGTTTAAACAGACGCAGTGGCAAATTCTGGCCGGCCCGGTATTGATCATGCTGATTCTGGCTATGATGATTTTGCCGCTGCCGGCGTTCTTACTGGATATGTTATTCACCTTCAATATTGTGCTGTCACTGATGATATTGCTGGTGGCGATGTTTACACAGAAAACGCTGGAATTTTCCGCCTTCCCTACCGTGCTGCTGTTTTCAACACTGCTGCGACTGGCGCTGAATATTGCCTCCACGCGTGTGATCCTGCTGGAGGGCCATACCGGCGGAGCGGCGGCTGGCCGGGTGGTCGAAGCATTCGGTCACTTTCTGGTTGGCGGTAATTTCGCTATCGGCATTATCGTGTTCGCCATTCTGATCATTATTAACTTTATGGTCATCACCAAGGGTGCCGGACGTATTGCGGAGGTCGGCGCGCGCTTTGTGCTGGACGGCATGCCAGGCAAACAGATGGCGATTGATGCCGATTTGAATGCCGGGTTAATTGGCGAAGATGAAGCAAAACGCCGTCGTAACGAAGTGACCCAGGAATCTGACTTTTATGGTTCTATGGATGGTGCCAGCAAGTTTGTGCGTGGTGATGCGATTGCCGGTCTGCTGATTATGGCCATCAATATTATTGGCGGCCTGACGATCGGTATGCTGCAACACGATATGTCATTTGCTCAGGCTGGCGAAACCTACACGCTGCTGACCATCGGTGACGGGCTGGTTGGTCAGATCCCGGCGCTGATTATCTCTACCGCTGCTGGTGTCATCGTCACGCGTGTTGCCACCGAGCAGGACGTGGGTGAACAGATGGTCAGCCAGCTGATGACAAATCCACGCGTTATGCTGCTCTCCGCCGGTGTTATCGGCCTGCTGGGTATTATTCCGGGCATGCCCAATCTGGTGTTTTTACTTTTTACCTCCGCTCTACTCGGCACCGCCTGGTGGCTGCGCGGGCGTGAATTGCAGGCGGCGGCGATCGGCGCGCCCTTAAAAGGCTCGCTGGATCGTGATACGGCGAAAGCCAAAGCGGAAGCGGCTCAGGCGGCAGAAGCGTCCTGGGCAGACGTTCAGCTGGAGGATGTGCTGTGCCTGGAGGTGGGTTATCGCCTGATTCCGCTGGTGGATACCGCGCAAAGCGGACAGCTGCTGGCGCGAATTCGCGGTATCCGCAAGAAATTTGCCCAGGATATGGGCTTTCTGCCGCCGCCGGTGCATATCCGCGATAACCTCGATTTAGCGCCCGGCGATTATCGCATTTTGCTAAAAGGCGTTGAAATTGGTCGTGGCGCTATTCAGCCTGAGCGTTCAATGGCGATCGACCCCGGCTGTGCGGAAGGCGAGCTGCCAGGCGTAGCCTGCCAGGAGCCCGCTTTTGGCCTGCCTGCGGTATGGATTGATGAGGTACTGCGCGAACAGGCGACCATCCAGGGCTATACCGTTGTGGATCCCAGCTCGGTGGTCGCCACGCATCTTAATCATCTGATTGGTCTGCATACCAATGAACTGTTCAGCCGACAGGAAACGCAGCTGCTGTTGGAGCAGGTCAGTAAAGAGATGCCTAAGCTGGTGGAAGATTTCATTCCAGCCATACTGTCGCTGAATACCTTTCATAAGGTCCTGCAAAATCTGCTGGCGGAGCGCGTTTCTATCCGTGATATGCGAACCATCATCGATACGCTGGCCGAATTCGCGCCGGGGCAGAATGATGCCGATGAGTTGACGGCACAGGTTCGTATTCGACTTGGCCGCGCCATTACCCAGCAATGGTTCCAGAATAATCAGGAAATTCAGGTCATCGGACTGGATACAGAGCTGGAGCGATTGCTAACGCAGGCGATTCAGAACGGCAGCGCTATTGAGCCGGGCATTGCGGAAAATCTGATAGCGCAAACCGAACGCGCTATTCAGCAGCAGGAGGCGATTGACGCACCGCTGGTGCTGCTGGTCAATCAGCCGCTCAGGCTGATGCTGTCCCGCTTCCTGCGTCGCGTTTATCCACAGCTGGCAGTGCTTTCTAATCTTGAGCTGACCCACAGCTGTACGGTGCGCATGACTTATGTAATCGGCGGTAGAACGTGA
- a CDS encoding protein-glutamate methylesterase/protein-glutamine glutaminase, with amino-acid sequence MNKIKVLCVDDSALIRSIMSKIVNEQPDMEMVATAPDPLIARDLIKRHSPDVLTLDVEMPRMDGLDFLERLMRLRPMPVIMVSSLTQKGSEITLNALELGAIDFVTKPQMGLQDGMLKYSELIADKIRVAARVRNFQRYSETSAPARLPASPLIGSEKIIAIGSSTGGTEALRQVLTAMPLNCPGIMITQHMPAGFTRSFAERLNKLCRITVKEAENGDRILPGHAYLAPGGIHLGLTRSGANYHAQLQDLPPVNRHCPSVDLLFHSVAKYAGKNAVGAILTGMGYDGAQGMQAMHQAGARTLAQSERTCVVYGMPREAVALGCVDEIVDIDQMCQHILSNVVGQARRI; translated from the coding sequence ATGAATAAAATCAAAGTTCTTTGCGTTGATGACTCGGCGCTAATACGCAGCATTATGAGCAAAATCGTTAATGAACAGCCCGATATGGAAATGGTGGCGACGGCCCCCGACCCGCTTATCGCCCGCGATCTGATCAAGCGTCATTCGCCTGACGTCCTGACGCTGGATGTAGAGATGCCGCGCATGGATGGCCTGGATTTTCTGGAACGCCTGATGCGCCTGCGTCCGATGCCGGTGATTATGGTCTCTTCCCTGACGCAGAAAGGGTCAGAAATTACTCTCAATGCGCTGGAGCTGGGCGCCATTGATTTTGTTACCAAGCCTCAGATGGGGCTGCAGGACGGCATGCTGAAATATAGCGAACTGATCGCAGATAAAATTCGCGTGGCTGCCCGGGTGCGTAATTTTCAGCGCTATAGCGAAACCTCTGCTCCGGCACGCCTGCCAGCCAGCCCCTTAATCGGCAGTGAGAAAATCATTGCTATCGGCTCATCGACCGGCGGTACTGAAGCATTGCGTCAGGTATTAACCGCCATGCCGCTTAACTGCCCCGGGATCATGATCACTCAGCATATGCCTGCCGGTTTTACCCGCTCCTTTGCTGAACGGCTGAATAAGTTATGCCGAATTACAGTGAAAGAGGCGGAAAACGGTGACCGGATTTTGCCCGGTCATGCTTATCTGGCTCCCGGCGGCATTCATCTTGGACTGACCCGTAGCGGAGCGAACTATCACGCCCAACTGCAGGATCTCCCGCCGGTAAACCGCCACTGTCCTTCCGTGGATCTGCTTTTTCATTCCGTCGCGAAATATGCCGGGAAGAATGCGGTCGGAGCGATTTTAACCGGTATGGGTTATGACGGTGCGCAGGGAATGCAGGCGATGCACCAGGCGGGTGCCCGTACCCTGGCGCAAAGCGAGAGAACCTGCGTGGTGTACGGCATGCCGCGCGAAGCCGTTGCACTCGGCTGTGTGGATGAGATTGTCGATATCGATCAGATGTGTCAGCACATCCTGAGCAATGTGGTCGGGCAGGCGCGCCGTATATAG
- a CDS encoding CheR family methyltransferase, with amino-acid sequence MTALCRKQRSKTSEIIQLNNTTVNIQSDFVLTGAELQKITALIYQRAGIVLTHQKHDMVYNRLTRRLRQLGMKTFTAYLNLLESNPFSDEWQQFINALTTNLTSFFREAYHFPVLAEHARSRQSNYSVWCTAAATGEEPCSIAMTLHEALGPHLNGPCIWATDIDTEVLAKAKTGVYRHTDIQNLTPEQKRAWFLRGTGAQREQVKVKPALLSTIHYQQLNLLSPEWRVPAPFDTRFDAIFCRNVMIYFDKPTQLRILQRFENMLKPGGLLFVGHSENFSNINGPFRLRGQSVYCLTQERA; translated from the coding sequence ATGACTGCTCTCTGCAGAAAACAGCGCAGTAAGACAAGTGAAATCATTCAATTGAACAATACAACTGTGAATATCCAGAGCGACTTTGTTTTAACCGGAGCAGAACTGCAAAAAATCACCGCGCTGATTTATCAGCGCGCAGGCATTGTGTTGACGCATCAAAAACATGACATGGTTTATAACCGTCTTACGCGCCGCTTGCGTCAGCTGGGCATGAAAACCTTTACCGCTTACTTAAATTTGCTGGAGTCAAATCCCTTTAGCGATGAATGGCAACAGTTTATTAATGCCCTGACAACCAATCTGACCTCTTTTTTCCGGGAGGCCTATCATTTTCCCGTTTTGGCTGAACATGCCCGCTCAAGGCAGAGCAACTATAGCGTTTGGTGTACCGCCGCTGCGACAGGCGAAGAGCCCTGCTCTATCGCTATGACGCTGCATGAAGCGCTGGGACCCCATCTCAACGGTCCATGTATCTGGGCAACGGATATTGATACCGAAGTGCTGGCAAAAGCTAAAACAGGCGTTTACCGACATACGGATATTCAAAATCTGACGCCAGAACAAAAACGCGCGTGGTTTTTGCGCGGTACCGGCGCGCAGCGCGAGCAGGTTAAAGTGAAGCCCGCGCTGCTCTCCACCATTCATTATCAACAGCTCAATTTATTGTCACCTGAGTGGCGTGTCCCCGCCCCCTTTGATACCCGCTTCGACGCCATATTTTGCCGTAATGTCATGATCTATTTTGATAAACCAACCCAACTTCGCATTCTGCAACGCTTTGAGAACATGCTAAAGCCGGGCGGCCTGCTGTTTGTCGGTCATTCAGAAAACTTCAGCAATATAAACGGGCCATTTCGTCTGCGCGGACAGTCGGTTTACTGCCTGACTCAGGAGCGAGCATGA
- the flhB gene encoding flagellar biosynthesis protein FlhB, which translates to MSEESDVEKTEDPTPHRRQKAREEGQIPRSKELTSLMMLLVGWSLMLAGGENVVGHLTHLLKGGLTFDALLARDPAQLWLHLRNLGELAMSALLLLLPGLFLTGLMTPMLLGGLQLGGKSFKLDLKRLSPLSGLKRMFSGQFVSELLKGLLKVTLVGCVCGFYLFMHKQQLIHLMNQPLNYALRHFGQLIMDCLLMVILSLIPMVGYDVFYQLFSNMKKLRMSRQEIRDEHKQHEGDPHIKARIKQLQRAAATRRMMAELPTADVVINNPTHYSVALRYKEGAMAAPVLIAKGAGETAMRIRTVAEEHNIPMLQAPPLARALYRHCELNAPIPTALYSAVAEVLAWVYGLRRWRNTGGIRPKKPVNLPVPEALDFKPKSQE; encoded by the coding sequence ATGTCTGAAGAAAGCGACGTAGAAAAGACAGAAGACCCCACACCCCACAGGCGGCAAAAGGCTCGGGAAGAAGGGCAGATCCCGCGCTCCAAAGAGCTGACCTCTTTGATGATGCTGCTGGTGGGATGGTCGCTAATGCTGGCAGGCGGTGAGAATGTGGTGGGACACCTTACCCATCTGTTGAAAGGCGGGCTGACATTCGATGCGCTGCTGGCGCGCGATCCGGCACAACTCTGGCTTCATCTGCGCAATCTGGGCGAACTCGCCATGAGCGCGCTGCTGCTGCTGCTGCCGGGACTGTTCCTGACCGGGTTAATGACGCCCATGCTGCTGGGTGGTCTGCAGCTCGGCGGTAAGTCTTTTAAGCTGGATCTGAAGCGGCTTTCACCGCTCTCCGGTCTTAAGCGCATGTTTTCCGGTCAGTTCGTCTCTGAACTGTTAAAGGGTTTGCTGAAAGTCACGCTGGTCGGCTGCGTTTGCGGTTTTTACCTGTTTATGCATAAGCAGCAACTGATTCACCTGATGAATCAGCCGCTGAACTATGCGCTGCGTCATTTTGGCCAGTTGATTATGGACTGTCTGCTGATGGTGATCCTGTCGCTGATCCCAATGGTGGGTTATGACGTTTTCTACCAGCTCTTCAGCAATATGAAAAAGCTGCGTATGAGCCGACAGGAAATACGTGACGAGCATAAGCAGCATGAAGGCGATCCCCATATTAAAGCGCGTATCAAGCAGCTGCAGCGTGCTGCGGCAACGCGCCGCATGATGGCGGAGCTGCCAACGGCCGACGTGGTCATCAATAACCCCACGCACTACTCCGTTGCGTTGCGTTACAAAGAGGGCGCAATGGCCGCGCCTGTTTTAATCGCTAAAGGTGCAGGCGAAACGGCGATGCGTATTCGCACCGTGGCTGAAGAACACAATATTCCGATGCTGCAGGCACCGCCGCTGGCGCGTGCGCTGTATCGTCACTGCGAACTGAATGCGCCGATTCCTACCGCCCTGTATAGCGCAGTAGCAGAAGTTCTCGCCTGGGTTTATGGCCTGCGCCGCTGGCGTAACACAGGCGGCATACGTCCAAAAAAACCCGTCAATCTTCCGGTGCCTGAAGCGCTGGATTTCAAACCTAAGAGCCAGGAATGA
- a CDS encoding flagellar protein FlhE has product MKRDAFLTMLLMAVSLPALATHGAWSAAAAGPQLNVGRQTYAAPPLRPAAPIPPEAVLRGISWRISLLSPPPARLDIKLCSVTACIALDRLAGQKAAPLPFSPGEALRFVYAVNTPGQLTPPVRIVTNQITINYHWANRSDR; this is encoded by the coding sequence GTGAAAAGAGACGCTTTTTTAACGATGCTGTTGATGGCCGTATCGTTGCCAGCCCTGGCTACGCACGGCGCCTGGAGCGCGGCAGCGGCCGGGCCGCAACTTAACGTTGGCAGACAGACTTATGCTGCGCCGCCTCTGCGGCCGGCGGCCCCGATACCGCCTGAGGCTGTACTGCGCGGCATTAGCTGGCGTATCAGTTTACTTTCACCGCCGCCGGCGAGGCTGGACATCAAGCTTTGTAGCGTAACGGCTTGCATTGCGTTGGATCGGCTGGCGGGCCAAAAAGCGGCACCGCTGCCCTTTTCCCCAGGCGAAGCATTGCGCTTTGTTTATGCGGTTAACACCCCAGGGCAGTTAACGCCGCCCGTTCGTATTGTCACTAATCAAATCACGATTAACTATCATTGGGCTAATCGATCTGACCGTTAA
- a CDS encoding flagellar assembly protein FliH, translated as MSDPQQLTGWQIWQPEDLCKADMLSDDVQIMDSESTPEQQQAELQRLRRQAEQKGLAQGLAQGIEEGRKQGHQEGFQQGHQAGIEQGLAEARERQQQTTAQFTELLHSFQAAIDNLEKVIPSRLVQLALAAARATLGKNLAFDNNLLLEKIQSLLQQEPLFQGPVQLWVNADEFSAVQEQLGTVLAKQGWELRADNDMLPGGCRITSAECELDATVSSSWQALCQLSREDYGA; from the coding sequence ATGTCTGATCCTCAGCAGTTAACCGGCTGGCAGATCTGGCAGCCCGAAGATCTGTGTAAGGCAGATATGCTGTCTGACGATGTGCAGATCATGGACAGCGAATCGACACCAGAGCAGCAGCAGGCAGAGCTGCAACGGCTGCGACGCCAGGCAGAACAAAAAGGTCTGGCGCAGGGCCTGGCGCAGGGCATTGAGGAAGGTCGTAAACAGGGGCACCAGGAGGGTTTTCAACAGGGGCATCAGGCCGGCATTGAGCAGGGTCTGGCAGAAGCCAGAGAACGCCAGCAACAAACCACGGCGCAATTTACCGAGCTGTTGCACTCGTTCCAGGCGGCGATTGATAACCTTGAGAAGGTGATTCCGTCGCGTCTGGTGCAACTGGCGCTGGCAGCAGCCCGTGCCACCCTGGGTAAAAACCTGGCTTTCGACAACAACCTGCTGCTGGAGAAAATCCAGTCGCTGTTGCAGCAGGAGCCGCTGTTCCAGGGGCCTGTTCAGCTCTGGGTAAATGCCGACGAGTTTTCGGCGGTGCAGGAGCAACTGGGTACCGTACTGGCGAAACAGGGCTGGGAGCTGCGCGCCGATAACGATATGTTGCCCGGCGGCTGCCGCATCACCTCGGCAGAATGCGAACTGGATGCCACCGTTTCCAGTAGCTGGCAGGCGCTGTGTCAGCTCAGCCGTGAGGATTATGGCGCATGA
- the cheY gene encoding chemotaxis response regulator CheY: protein MADKNLRFLVVDDFATMRRIVRNLLKDLGYHNVEEAEDGNDAMGKLQLSPFDFVISDWNMPNMDGLELLNEIRKDERLKTIPVLMVTAEAKKENIIAAAQAGASGYVVKPFTAAILEEKLTKIFEKLGW, encoded by the coding sequence ATGGCAGACAAGAATTTACGTTTTTTAGTGGTCGACGATTTCGCAACCATGCGTCGTATTGTGCGTAATCTTTTAAAAGATTTGGGCTACCACAACGTAGAAGAAGCAGAAGACGGCAACGATGCGATGGGTAAGCTACAGCTTTCACCGTTCGATTTTGTCATCAGCGACTGGAATATGCCCAATATGGATGGCCTGGAACTGCTCAATGAAATCCGCAAAGACGAACGCCTCAAAACGATACCGGTGCTGATGGTGACGGCGGAAGCCAAAAAAGAAAACATTATTGCGGCGGCGCAGGCGGGTGCCAGCGGTTACGTGGTTAAGCCTTTCACCGCCGCCATACTGGAAGAAAAACTGACTAAAATCTTCGAAAAACTGGGATGGTAG
- the fliG gene encoding flagellar motor switch protein FliG: protein MNACEKSAIIMLTLGEERAAEVFRHLNTHEVTQISSAMVSMSGFTHEQLAEVLKEFQNDAGDFAALTVNTNDYLRNVLIQALGEERASSLLEDLLDTQGNNSGIETLNFMEPLAVFELIHEEHPQIIATILVHLKRAQAADVLTRFDERDRNDIMLRIATFGGVQPAALQELTEVLNNLLHGQNLKRSKMGGVRPAAEILNLMKSQQEEAAIEAVREFDHELAQKIIDEMFLFENLLETDDRSIQRILQDVDNETLIIALKGAEAPLRDKFFRNMSKRQADIMREDLSARGPVRMSQVEAEQKTILQIVRRLAESGEINIGGSEDVYV from the coding sequence ATGAATGCATGCGAAAAAAGCGCGATCATCATGCTAACGCTCGGCGAAGAGCGTGCTGCGGAGGTCTTTCGTCATCTCAATACCCATGAAGTAACGCAAATCAGTAGCGCGATGGTCAGCATGAGTGGCTTTACCCATGAACAACTGGCTGAAGTGCTAAAAGAGTTCCAGAACGATGCGGGCGATTTCGCCGCGCTTACCGTTAATACCAACGATTATCTGCGCAATGTGCTGATACAGGCGCTGGGTGAAGAGCGCGCTTCCAGCCTGCTGGAAGATCTGCTGGATACCCAGGGCAATAATAGCGGCATTGAAACGCTGAACTTCATGGAGCCGCTGGCGGTATTTGAACTGATTCATGAAGAACATCCGCAAATCATCGCTACCATTCTGGTGCATCTGAAACGCGCCCAGGCGGCGGACGTGCTGACGCGCTTTGATGAGCGCGATCGTAACGACATCATGCTGCGTATAGCCACCTTCGGCGGCGTACAGCCTGCGGCACTGCAGGAACTGACGGAAGTGCTGAATAATTTGCTACACGGCCAGAACCTCAAACGCAGCAAAATGGGTGGGGTTCGTCCGGCTGCAGAAATCCTTAACCTGATGAAATCGCAGCAGGAAGAAGCAGCTATTGAGGCGGTACGTGAATTTGACCATGAGCTGGCGCAGAAAATTATCGACGAGATGTTCCTGTTCGAAAATCTGCTTGAGACCGACGATCGCAGTATCCAGCGTATCCTGCAGGATGTGGATAACGAAACGCTGATTATTGCCCTCAAAGGGGCGGAGGCGCCGCTGCGCGATAAGTTCTTCCGCAATATGTCGAAGCGTCAGGCCGATATTATGCGCGAAGATCTCAGTGCACGCGGGCCGGTACGTATGTCGCAGGTGGAAGCCGAACAGAAAACCATTCTGCAGATTGTACGCCGCTTAGCGGAAAGCGGTGAAATTAACATTGGCGGCAGCGAGGATGTCTATGTCTGA
- the fliF gene encoding flagellar basal-body MS-ring/collar protein FliF — protein MDASDNSSKPKTQLNFTSMVERFRANPRFLFIILAAAFISVIIALLFWAKTPDYRVLYSNISDEDGGAIVAQLTQMNVPYRFQEHGGAIMVPADRVYEARLKLAQQGLPKGGQVGFELLDQEKFGLSQFNEQINYQRALEGELARTIEKLGPVRSARVHLAIPKQTLFVREQKLPSASVTLDLNAGRSLDAGQVNAISWLISSAVPGLNADNVTLVDQRGNLLTQRGAQAIQTSQLKYINEIEADYRQRIQAILAPVVGAANVKTQVTAQIDFTTHEQTAEQYQPNSAPENMAVRSRQINSSEQGNKAAPGGVPGALSNQPSAPPSAPIEQPAAANNAQTGAKSEAVPTQPYSRQKDETTNYELNRTLIHTKRSPGTIERLSVAVVVNYQLDKEGKPVALDKEQMEKIQALVKEAMGYSSERGDSLNVVNSLFTDEPAEPETPFWLRPVFIDSMLIAGRYLLVLLVALVLWRKMLQPFWIKHQELALQRLELEKEARQARLDAQLRKAEMREQAKAQQRVETEVNVQQLRSMAEQDPQVIALVLRQWMNKEQSS, from the coding sequence ATGGATGCCAGTGATAACAGTAGTAAACCTAAAACCCAATTGAACTTTACCTCGATGGTAGAGCGATTTCGTGCGAATCCTCGCTTTCTGTTTATTATTCTTGCCGCTGCATTTATATCAGTGATTATTGCGCTGTTATTTTGGGCGAAAACTCCCGATTACCGTGTTCTGTATAGCAATATCAGCGATGAAGATGGCGGTGCCATTGTCGCGCAGCTGACACAGATGAACGTGCCCTATCGTTTTCAGGAGCATGGCGGTGCCATCATGGTACCGGCCGATCGGGTATATGAGGCCCGCCTGAAACTGGCCCAGCAGGGATTGCCAAAAGGCGGACAGGTGGGTTTCGAGCTGCTCGACCAGGAAAAGTTTGGTCTTAGCCAGTTTAACGAGCAGATTAACTACCAGCGCGCGCTTGAAGGCGAACTGGCGCGCACCATTGAGAAACTGGGCCCGGTACGCAGCGCGCGCGTGCACCTGGCGATCCCTAAGCAAACGCTGTTTGTACGCGAGCAAAAGTTACCTTCCGCCTCGGTAACGCTGGATTTAAATGCGGGCCGCTCACTGGATGCAGGGCAGGTTAATGCGATTAGCTGGCTTATCTCCAGCGCGGTGCCCGGCCTGAATGCCGATAATGTCACGCTGGTCGATCAGCGTGGTAATTTGCTGACTCAGCGCGGCGCTCAGGCGATCCAGACCAGTCAGCTTAAATATATCAATGAGATCGAAGCGGATTACCGCCAACGTATTCAGGCTATCCTGGCACCGGTGGTAGGGGCGGCCAATGTCAAAACACAGGTCACCGCGCAGATCGATTTCACTACGCATGAGCAAACGGCAGAGCAATATCAGCCGAACAGCGCGCCGGAAAACATGGCCGTACGTAGTCGTCAAATCAACAGCAGCGAGCAGGGTAATAAAGCAGCGCCGGGCGGCGTGCCGGGCGCGCTGAGCAATCAGCCCTCCGCTCCCCCTTCCGCGCCGATTGAGCAACCCGCTGCGGCAAATAATGCACAGACGGGCGCTAAGAGCGAGGCCGTACCAACTCAGCCTTACAGTCGCCAAAAAGATGAAACCACCAACTACGAACTGAACCGTACGCTTATCCATACCAAACGCAGCCCCGGCACGATCGAACGTCTCTCGGTGGCGGTAGTGGTGAACTATCAGCTGGATAAGGAAGGCAAGCCGGTCGCGTTGGATAAAGAACAAATGGAGAAGATCCAGGCGCTGGTTAAAGAGGCGATGGGCTACTCCAGCGAGCGCGGCGATAGCTTAAACGTAGTCAACTCCCTGTTTACTGATGAGCCGGCCGAGCCGGAAACGCCGTTCTGGCTGCGTCCTGTCTTTATCGATTCGATGTTGATCGCGGGTCGCTATCTGCTGGTGCTGCTGGTGGCATTGGTGCTATGGCGCAAGATGCTGCAGCCTTTCTGGATTAAGCATCAGGAGCTGGCGCTACAGCGTCTCGAACTGGAAAAGGAAGCGCGTCAGGCCAGGCTGGATGCACAGCTACGTAAAGCAGAAATGCGTGAGCAGGCGAAAGCGCAGCAGCGTGTGGAAACCGAAGTCAATGTACAGCAGTTGCGCAGTATGGCTGAGCAGGACCCGCAGGTTATCGCTCTGGTACTCCGTCAGTGGATGAATAAGGAACAGTCATCATGA
- the fliE gene encoding flagellar hook-basal body complex protein FliE: MSIQSTGVLEQIQFQANKISTSGNSLSVHDTKNSEPVSFSGLLLNSLNNISQLQNHSKSLSENYMTGTPGIGLNDVMVSMQKSSIALNLGIQVRNKLVSAYQEIMNMSV, from the coding sequence ATGTCAATCCAATCTACAGGTGTGCTGGAACAGATTCAATTTCAGGCGAATAAGATTTCAACATCAGGAAATAGCCTGTCTGTTCATGATACAAAAAATAGCGAACCAGTATCATTTTCCGGCCTTTTACTTAACAGCCTTAACAACATTAGCCAGTTACAAAACCATTCCAAAAGTTTGTCAGAAAATTACATGACTGGCACCCCGGGAATTGGCCTCAATGACGTCATGGTTTCCATGCAAAAATCTTCCATTGCGCTCAATCTGGGCATCCAGGTTCGTAACAAATTAGTGAGTGCTTATCAGGAAATAATGAATATGTCCGTGTAA
- the cheZ gene encoding protein phosphatase CheZ encodes MEAEQNAQSAENLRIIFSQIGHLTRQLRDSLNNLSLDRAIMDVAEVMPDARDRLNYVVNKTSQAADRVLTCVEIARPLQDNLNSTADSLAARWDEWFENPIELTTARSLVIDTRQFLKQTPDIAQQTNQQLMEIMMAQDFQDLTGQVIKKMMDMIAHIEQGLIQMLVDNMPEKPQTTTNHPGNLKNGPQLDHTKAGVVASQDQVDDLLESLGF; translated from the coding sequence ATGGAAGCAGAGCAGAATGCGCAATCAGCTGAAAACTTAAGGATTATTTTCTCACAAATTGGACATCTGACGCGTCAGTTACGTGACAGCCTGAATAATTTGAGCCTCGATCGCGCCATTATGGATGTGGCAGAGGTGATGCCAGACGCCCGCGATCGCCTGAATTATGTGGTCAATAAAACCTCACAGGCTGCCGATCGGGTACTCACCTGCGTGGAAATCGCCCGCCCTTTACAGGACAACCTCAACAGCACGGCAGACAGCCTGGCGGCGCGCTGGGATGAATGGTTTGAAAATCCGATTGAGTTGACCACCGCCCGTTCGCTGGTCATCGATACGCGCCAGTTTTTAAAACAGACGCCGGATATTGCTCAGCAGACCAATCAGCAATTAATGGAAATCATGATGGCGCAGGATTTTCAGGATCTTACCGGTCAGGTGATCAAAAAGATGATGGATATGATCGCCCATATTGAGCAGGGTCTGATACAGATGCTGGTGGACAATATGCCGGAAAAACCACAGACCACCACCAACCATCCGGGCAACCTGAAAAATGGCCCACAGCTTGATCATACCAAAGCAGGCGTCGTCGCTTCGCAAGATCAGGTTGATGATCTGCTGGAAAGCCTCGGCTTTTAG